A stretch of Paenibacillus mucilaginosus 3016 DNA encodes these proteins:
- a CDS encoding undecaprenyl-phosphate glucose phosphotransferase, with translation MVRQSQGFLSQLYALTDFLCIQIVFLFSWWLKFKSGWIPHENPLPIEMYALWSMVYGAVAIFLSYFSNFYTPKRKKRFSYELFTIIQINVVSLLILLSFLFIFKEIDISRSYLLLYLVSNILAISFYRYTLKISLKKFRQKGYNKQFVLILGAGSLGKRFYANLNRHPELGYEVVGFLDDFQKEHEPGFENYKPIVGQITELEVILQNLLVDEVIIALPLNAHHKYGKIINICEKAGVKTLIIPDYFDYLPSKPYFDNFAGMPLINVRDIPLDEFRNRFLKRAFDIIFSLAAILMTLPLLVLIAIGVKLTSPGPVIFKQERVGLNRRTFMMYKFRSMRVQTDGTSDTGWTTENDPRKTKFGTFLRKTSLDELPQFFNVLFGHMSVVGPRPERPYFVEQFKEEIPKYMVKHHIRPGITGWAQSNGLRGDTSIEDRIKYDIFYIENWSFLFDIKIIWKTIVNGFVNKNAY, from the coding sequence GTGGTTAGACAAAGCCAAGGCTTTTTGTCCCAATTATACGCACTAACGGATTTTCTATGTATTCAGATCGTCTTTCTGTTTTCTTGGTGGTTGAAATTCAAAAGCGGCTGGATCCCGCATGAGAACCCGCTGCCTATCGAAATGTATGCCTTGTGGAGCATGGTCTATGGCGCTGTCGCCATCTTTCTCAGCTACTTCTCGAATTTTTATACACCAAAACGGAAAAAGAGGTTCTCATACGAGCTCTTCACCATTATACAAATCAATGTCGTCAGCCTGCTGATTTTGCTCAGCTTCTTGTTTATTTTTAAAGAAATAGATATTTCCCGTTCTTACCTGCTGCTGTATTTGGTATCCAATATTCTTGCTATTAGTTTTTACCGATACACACTGAAGATATCGCTTAAGAAATTTAGACAAAAAGGCTACAACAAGCAGTTTGTTCTTATTTTGGGAGCGGGATCACTGGGCAAACGGTTTTATGCCAACCTGAATCGGCATCCGGAACTCGGATATGAGGTTGTAGGCTTTCTGGATGATTTCCAGAAGGAGCATGAACCGGGGTTTGAGAATTACAAGCCTATCGTAGGCCAGATCACTGAGTTGGAAGTCATTCTGCAGAATCTGCTTGTGGATGAGGTCATCATTGCGCTGCCGCTGAATGCCCATCACAAGTACGGCAAGATTATTAATATCTGCGAGAAGGCCGGCGTCAAAACCTTGATTATCCCGGATTATTTTGATTATCTGCCATCCAAGCCTTATTTCGATAACTTTGCGGGTATGCCGCTCATCAACGTGCGCGATATTCCCTTGGATGAGTTCCGCAACCGTTTCTTAAAACGCGCCTTCGATATTATCTTCTCCCTCGCGGCGATTCTTATGACGCTGCCGCTGCTGGTGTTGATCGCGATTGGCGTTAAGCTCACTTCGCCGGGGCCGGTGATCTTCAAGCAGGAGCGTGTCGGGCTGAACCGACGGACGTTCATGATGTATAAGTTCCGCTCGATGCGGGTGCAGACGGATGGTACATCCGATACGGGGTGGACGACGGAGAATGACCCGAGGAAGACGAAGTTCGGTACGTTCCTGCGCAAGACGAGTCTGGATGAGCTGCCGCAGTTCTTCAATGTACTCTTTGGTCACATGAGTGTCGTGGGCCCACGTCCGGAGCGGCCGTACTTCGTGGAACAGTTTAAGGAAGAGATCCCGAAATATATGGTCAAACACCACATCCGCCCTGGCATTACCGGGTGGGCGCAGTCCAATGGCCTGCGTGGGGATACCTCCATTGAAGACCGGATCAAGTATGATATCTTTTATATCGAGAATTGGAGCTTCCTCTTCGATATTAAGATCATCTGGAAGACGATCGTCAATGGCTTCGTCAATAAGAACGCTTATTAG
- the alr gene encoding alanine racemase has product MDSFYRPTRVEISLDALRHNIGEFRRVLPEHVRMMAVVKADAYGHGAVEVCREVLQCGVEYIAVAFLDEGLELRKAGITAPILVLGYTPPEGLETAWNHDITLNLYTDELLDAWERLGPRERPLRIHIKVDTGMNRIGVTGEEQAVTLIERALGIPGLQVEGLFTHYACADEEDKSYTLQQYARFQQVVEHFRSRGIEFPYVHAGNSAAAIDTPELTYNMVRLGISMYGLYPSDEVMKERVDLQPVLSIKTGVVMLKKVPAGEGISYGAVYRSQEEETIATLPIGYADGFSRMLTGKAYALIRGRRVPIVGRICMDQCMMNVTPLADISSEEEVVILGRQGSETISAEEHAQWLGTVNYEVVCMISHRVPRMYIRGGQVVSTINPLLRHLWERK; this is encoded by the coding sequence ATGGATTCGTTTTACCGTCCTACGCGGGTGGAGATCTCGCTGGATGCTTTGCGCCATAACATCGGAGAGTTCCGCAGGGTGCTGCCGGAGCATGTGCGGATGATGGCGGTGGTCAAAGCCGACGCGTACGGACACGGTGCGGTGGAGGTGTGCCGGGAGGTGCTGCAGTGCGGTGTGGAATACATCGCGGTAGCATTCCTGGACGAAGGCCTGGAGCTTCGGAAGGCGGGCATTACCGCTCCGATTCTGGTGCTGGGCTACACGCCGCCGGAAGGGCTGGAGACAGCCTGGAACCATGATATCACGCTCAACCTGTACACGGATGAACTTCTGGATGCCTGGGAACGACTCGGACCGCGGGAGCGGCCGCTGCGCATTCACATCAAGGTCGACACAGGAATGAACCGGATCGGCGTAACCGGTGAAGAGCAGGCCGTCACGCTCATCGAGCGGGCGCTAGGCATTCCCGGACTGCAGGTGGAAGGGCTGTTCACCCACTATGCGTGCGCGGACGAAGAGGACAAAAGCTATACGCTGCAGCAGTACGCGCGTTTTCAGCAGGTGGTGGAACACTTCCGGAGCCGGGGAATCGAGTTCCCCTATGTGCACGCCGGCAACAGTGCAGCAGCGATTGATACGCCGGAGCTCACCTACAACATGGTGCGGCTCGGCATCTCCATGTACGGCCTCTATCCGTCGGATGAGGTCATGAAGGAGCGGGTCGACCTGCAGCCGGTCCTCAGTATCAAGACCGGTGTCGTCATGCTGAAGAAGGTGCCTGCAGGCGAGGGTATCAGCTATGGCGCAGTCTACCGGTCCCAGGAAGAGGAAACGATCGCGACGCTGCCCATCGGGTATGCGGACGGCTTCTCCCGGATGCTGACGGGCAAGGCGTATGCTTTGATCCGCGGCAGGCGCGTGCCGATCGTTGGGAGAATTTGCATGGACCAGTGTATGATGAACGTTACGCCCCTTGCCGATATTTCTAGTGAGGAAGAAGTCGTCATATTAGGAAGGCAGGGGAGCGAGACCATCTCGGCGGAAGAGCATGCGCAGTGGCTGGGCACAGTCAATTACGAAGTCGTCTGTATGATCTCCCACCGGGTGCCCCGGATGTACATCCGCGGGGGGCAAGTGGTCTCGACCATCAATCCGCTGCTGCGGCATTTATGGGAGCGCAAATAA
- a CDS encoding outer membrane lipoprotein-sorting protein, translating into MRRYTWVVALVMLCMALVVTGCGKKDAGSIVKDLDKVVGSMKSYHAKGVMKLNTSAEAQEYEVEVCFQAESYYRISLTNAKKDITQIVLRNDDGVFVLTPHLNKSFRFQSDWPNNQGQVYLYQSLVESIVNDTDRQFAEDEKAYVFDVAANYQNSSLVRQKIWLDKKTYQPQHVEVSDASANVMVELNFSEFQFDAKFDKAQFDMQHNMTGWQMKTLPTMKHEEAGKEKAGEAAGSTSAAGGTSANGVTGTAGATGATGGSNAAGKGAEGAAASGTAAAGTSGAAAGSTAAEGAHGAAGAADTHGTAAAGAGTAGQAAAGAAGQGTAPAATGTAGPAADTGAGSSAAGSTAKQTASFGVIEPHYLPSGVKRQDMTEVKLGEDKAVMLRYSGKYNFTLLESRPTTKEVSYLPGDVLDLGFTLGVVTGDAKKMLVWTSEGVEFRLSTADLPQDEMIKVAQAVQGELGK; encoded by the coding sequence ATGCGTCGGTATACATGGGTAGTCGCCCTTGTGATGTTGTGTATGGCCTTGGTGGTGACCGGCTGCGGGAAGAAGGATGCGGGTTCGATCGTGAAGGATTTGGACAAGGTGGTCGGCAGCATGAAGAGCTATCATGCCAAAGGGGTCATGAAGCTCAATACGAGTGCGGAAGCGCAGGAGTATGAGGTGGAAGTGTGCTTCCAGGCAGAATCGTATTATCGGATCTCGCTGACCAACGCGAAGAAGGATATTACCCAGATCGTACTGCGCAACGATGACGGCGTTTTTGTACTGACACCTCATCTGAACAAAAGCTTCCGCTTCCAGAGCGATTGGCCGAACAATCAGGGACAAGTCTATCTGTACCAGTCGCTTGTAGAAAGCATTGTAAACGATACGGACCGCCAGTTCGCAGAGGATGAGAAAGCGTACGTGTTCGATGTAGCGGCGAACTATCAGAACAGCTCGCTGGTACGCCAGAAGATCTGGCTGGATAAGAAGACGTATCAGCCGCAGCATGTGGAAGTATCGGATGCGAGCGCGAATGTCATGGTGGAGCTGAACTTCAGCGAATTCCAGTTTGACGCGAAGTTTGATAAAGCGCAGTTCGATATGCAGCACAACATGACCGGCTGGCAGATGAAGACCCTGCCGACGATGAAGCATGAGGAGGCAGGGAAGGAAAAGGCCGGCGAGGCTGCCGGCAGCACATCGGCGGCGGGCGGCACTTCGGCGAACGGAGTAACGGGTACAGCAGGTGCGACAGGTGCGACGGGCGGCTCGAACGCAGCCGGCAAAGGCGCTGAGGGCGCCGCAGCGAGCGGTACGGCAGCTGCCGGCACCAGCGGAGCCGCAGCAGGCAGCACCGCGGCAGAAGGCGCCCACGGCGCCGCTGGGGCCGCTGACACGCACGGCACGGCAGCCGCCGGTGCGGGCACGGCAGGCCAAGCCGCCGCAGGCGCGGCGGGCCAGGGCACGGCCCCAGCGGCCACCGGCACAGCCGGCCCGGCAGCCGATACCGGAGCCGGATCCAGCGCTGCGGGCTCCACGGCGAAGCAGACGGCATCGTTCGGCGTGATTGAGCCGCACTACCTGCCGAGCGGCGTGAAGCGCCAGGACATGACCGAGGTCAAGCTCGGCGAAGACAAAGCGGTGATGCTGCGCTACTCCGGCAAGTACAACTTCACGCTGCTCGAGTCGCGTCCGACGACCAAGGAAGTGTCCTACCTGCCGGGCGATGTGCTTGACCTCGGATTCACGCTGGGCGTGGTCACCGGGGATGCGAAGAAGATGCTCGTGTGGACCTCCGAGGGCGTGGAATTCCGCCTCTCGACAGCGGATCTGCCGCAGGATGAGATGATCAAGGTTGCCCAGGCGGTTCAGGGTGAATTGGGCAAATAA
- a CDS encoding CopG family ribbon-helix-helix protein, translated as MANVQNTKRIMISLPDHLLQEVDYLVEKENSNRSEFIRQAMKLYLTERKKRHLRETMQRGYMEMAKINLHMASEAFQAEEEADTTLDRLVSGV; from the coding sequence GTGGCCAATGTGCAGAACACGAAACGAATTATGATCAGTTTACCGGACCATTTGCTGCAGGAGGTGGACTATCTCGTGGAAAAGGAAAATTCCAATCGGAGCGAGTTCATCCGACAAGCGATGAAGCTTTATTTGACTGAGCGCAAGAAGCGGCATTTGCGTGAAACCATGCAGCGTGGATACATGGAAATGGCCAAGATCAACCTTCATATGGCCTCGGAAGCATTCCAAGCGGAGGAAGAGGCGGATACCACGCTTGACCGTCTGGTGAGCGGGGTGTGA
- a CDS encoding glycosyltransferase family 2 protein — MDLSIIILNYNTRELTLQCLESVYQSQGCSLEVIVVDNASKDDSVATIGREYPSVTLVANSANVGYSKGNNQGMLLAKGRYILLLNSDTVIERDTLKIMVDLMDKNPRFGAAGCKIVLPDGSLDKACKRGFPTPSASFYYAFGISKLFPKSAKFNQYQLSHLDPDEEYPVDCLVGAFMMVRKEAIEQVGMLDEEFFMYGEDIDWCYRIKQAGWEIYYYPRTQIIHYKGASSRRKPFKIIYEFHRAMFLFHKKHFQRKYSFVTNGLVYAGISIKLILSILMNRFGSVR, encoded by the coding sequence ATGGACTTGAGTATTATTATTCTTAACTATAACACACGTGAATTAACGCTTCAGTGTCTGGAATCCGTTTATCAATCGCAAGGCTGCAGTTTAGAAGTCATCGTGGTGGACAATGCTTCAAAAGATGATTCGGTTGCAACTATTGGGAGAGAATATCCGTCAGTTACATTGGTAGCCAACTCAGCTAATGTCGGGTACTCCAAAGGGAACAATCAGGGGATGCTTTTAGCTAAAGGGCGGTATATTCTTCTACTGAATTCCGATACTGTCATCGAGCGGGATACGCTTAAGATTATGGTCGATTTGATGGACAAAAACCCGCGCTTCGGTGCGGCAGGCTGCAAAATCGTACTGCCTGACGGTTCCTTGGACAAAGCGTGCAAACGAGGCTTTCCTACACCTTCGGCTTCCTTTTATTATGCATTCGGGATCTCCAAATTGTTCCCCAAATCGGCTAAATTCAATCAGTATCAGTTGAGTCATCTGGATCCTGATGAGGAATATCCGGTGGATTGTCTCGTCGGTGCTTTCATGATGGTTCGAAAAGAGGCCATTGAGCAGGTAGGCATGCTGGATGAGGAATTTTTTATGTATGGCGAGGATATTGACTGGTGCTATAGAATAAAGCAGGCTGGATGGGAGATTTATTACTACCCCAGAACGCAGATCATTCATTACAAGGGCGCGAGCAGTCGCCGTAAGCCATTTAAGATCATTTATGAATTCCATAGAGCCATGTTTCTTTTCCATAAAAAACACTTTCAGCGTAAGTATTCTTTCGTGACTAACGGGTTGGTTTACGCTGGAATCAGCATAAAATTAATACTATCCATATTGATGAACCGGTTCGGGTCTGTGAGGTGA
- a CDS encoding type II toxin-antitoxin system PemK/MazF family toxin produces MIVKRGDVFFADLSPVVGSEQGGIRPVLIIQNDIGNRFSPTVIVAAITAQIQKAKLPTHVEIDAEAHGFDRDSVILLEQIRTIDKQRLTDKITHLDEETMRKVDDALQISVGLIEF; encoded by the coding sequence TTGATTGTCAAACGTGGCGATGTCTTTTTCGCAGATCTGTCCCCCGTGGTGGGGTCCGAGCAGGGCGGTATCCGGCCCGTTCTGATCATTCAGAATGATATCGGTAACAGATTCAGTCCCACGGTCATCGTGGCGGCCATCACGGCCCAGATTCAGAAAGCCAAGCTGCCCACGCATGTGGAGATCGACGCGGAAGCGCACGGTTTTGACAGGGATTCCGTCATCCTTCTGGAGCAGATCCGCACCATAGACAAACAGCGTCTTACAGATAAGATTACCCATCTGGATGAAGAAACCATGCGCAAGGTCGATGACGCCCTTCAGATAAGTGTCGGACTGATTGAATTTTAA
- a CDS encoding DUF2142 domain-containing protein codes for MNKKIIFGVLMLFLACLVEIFAFNYKYFSFPSRDTINIQPDEIILKDFDVLSPGVYKSVSNDPWIENKINKTIYSIELKAEYPNNSILQFYFKEQNNTSYSENNSEKLITDKNKQTYSIVLKTPKKIEDLRIDLTDKADTVIHLKSIKLNSIPLFDFNILRFIIIITTELICLLLFLFIKTRTAKNLVERMKPHHIFLIASFVFGSAWLVLVPPFQAADEFFHFYRSYEISEGNFVSQKLKGQVGNYLPKSIKDFEVAIGAHTITRNYQNKEDINNIKKASMIYPSVEREFINFSAASVYHPIVYLPQAIGIKLGRGFNLSLLSMFYLGRLMNLIVYICITYLAIRLLPKLKYGLLLLAVMPMTINQAASLSADALTNAILFLFIAYIMYLTFDNRVQYISKKQFFLLLFVVIIVAASKNAYFFFCFLILIIPVKKMRTFKQFIISISTIIIACVTVVLSWAFIVKGLNITFPNDPRVQLESILYNPYLFIGKLINTFIEFDYLYVQFFGVFGWGETAAPYFAAIIFVILLVSNLVSEMKNNTSSENNVKQGIVLLFIGILSTVVIQSMLYLTWTQENGNVIYGLQGRYFIPIILIMMYSFYLLAPILKKINKQYIYILLIFIILLVSLDKVLRRFWLL; via the coding sequence TTGAATAAGAAAATAATATTTGGTGTTTTAATGCTTTTTCTGGCTTGCTTGGTTGAGATATTTGCGTTTAATTATAAATATTTTTCGTTTCCCTCTAGAGATACAATTAATATTCAGCCTGACGAAATTATTCTTAAAGACTTTGATGTGCTTTCCCCCGGCGTTTATAAATCAGTATCTAATGACCCCTGGATAGAAAATAAAATAAATAAGACAATCTACTCTATAGAGCTCAAAGCAGAGTATCCCAATAATTCTATCTTGCAGTTTTATTTTAAAGAACAAAATAACACTTCTTATAGTGAGAATAACTCCGAAAAGCTAATAACAGATAAAAACAAACAGACATACTCAATAGTGTTAAAAACACCTAAAAAAATTGAAGATTTACGAATTGATCTCACTGACAAAGCCGACACAGTAATTCATTTAAAATCTATCAAACTCAATTCGATACCTCTATTTGATTTTAATATTTTAAGATTTATTATAATTATTACAACTGAACTTATCTGCCTCTTATTATTTTTATTCATAAAAACAAGAACTGCTAAAAATTTAGTTGAAAGAATGAAACCACACCATATTTTCCTCATTGCTTCATTTGTGTTTGGGAGCGCTTGGTTGGTATTGGTTCCTCCTTTCCAAGCAGCTGATGAATTTTTTCACTTTTATCGTTCGTATGAAATATCAGAGGGGAACTTTGTTAGTCAAAAATTGAAGGGGCAAGTAGGAAACTATCTCCCAAAGTCAATAAAAGACTTCGAGGTTGCAATCGGTGCACATACCATCACACGTAATTATCAAAATAAAGAAGATATTAATAATATAAAGAAAGCTTCAATGATATACCCATCTGTTGAACGAGAATTCATTAATTTTTCTGCAGCATCAGTTTATCATCCCATAGTATATTTACCCCAAGCCATTGGGATAAAATTAGGGAGGGGGTTTAATCTTAGTCTGTTGTCAATGTTTTATCTTGGAAGATTGATGAATTTAATAGTTTATATTTGTATAACCTATTTAGCCATTCGTTTACTTCCAAAACTTAAATATGGGCTATTGTTGCTAGCAGTAATGCCTATGACTATTAATCAAGCTGCTTCTTTAAGTGCTGATGCATTAACAAACGCTATTTTATTTTTATTTATTGCATATATTATGTATTTAACATTTGATAATAGAGTTCAATATATTTCAAAAAAACAATTCTTCCTACTGTTGTTTGTTGTAATTATTGTAGCAGCCTCCAAAAATGCTTACTTTTTTTTCTGTTTTTTAATTCTTATCATTCCAGTAAAAAAGATGAGAACCTTTAAGCAATTTATTATTAGTATATCAACTATCATTATTGCTTGTGTTACCGTAGTCCTGTCGTGGGCATTTATTGTAAAAGGTCTTAATATAACTTTTCCTAATGATCCAAGAGTACAACTGGAATCAATATTATATAATCCGTATCTATTTATTGGTAAGTTAATCAATACTTTTATAGAATTTGACTATCTATATGTTCAGTTTTTCGGAGTATTTGGTTGGGGAGAGACAGCAGCTCCTTATTTTGCAGCTATAATATTTGTAATTTTATTGGTGTCTAATCTAGTTAGTGAAATGAAGAATAATACTAGTAGTGAGAACAATGTAAAGCAAGGAATAGTTCTGTTATTTATTGGTATTTTATCCACAGTAGTTATTCAATCGATGCTCTATCTAACATGGACTCAAGAGAATGGAAATGTTATTTATGGATTGCAGGGAAGGTATTTTATTCCTATTATACTTATTATGATGTACTCATTTTATTTATTAGCTCCAATATTAAAAAAAATAAATAAGCAGTATATCTATATACTATTAATATTCATTATTTTACTAGTTTCTTTGGACAAAGTACTTAGGAGATTTTGGCTGTTGTAG
- a CDS encoding DUF2304 domain-containing protein produces MSVYTLSIIFSILFLLVILDMVRRQKLKEQYSLLWILFGIVLFIISINVKLVEVVAAMLGVLYAPALIFLFGLLFCFVFILHLTMVISKLTDRVLRLSQAVAIMEQERKLEND; encoded by the coding sequence ATGAGTGTTTACACATTATCAATTATATTTTCAATTTTGTTTCTACTAGTAATTCTTGATATGGTACGTAGGCAAAAGTTAAAAGAGCAATATTCTTTACTTTGGATATTGTTTGGGATTGTTCTTTTTATTATTTCAATAAATGTAAAATTGGTCGAAGTAGTGGCCGCAATGCTTGGTGTATTATACGCACCTGCTCTTATTTTCCTATTCGGTTTACTATTTTGCTTTGTCTTTATTCTTCATTTAACTATGGTTATATCTAAATTGACAGACAGAGTTCTAAGGCTTAGTCAAGCTGTCGCTATTATGGAACAAGAAAGAAAATTAGAAAATGACTAA
- a CDS encoding EamA family transporter, whose protein sequence is MTNYLILLGNILLLVTGQILFKLGIQKIGPLNLWKAIFSPYILSGLALYGVATALWFVVLSRMNLSVAYPLQSLAYVLGLLAAYFVFGEVITVSKWVGVAAILFGSYMIAR, encoded by the coding sequence ATGACTAATTACCTTATTTTATTGGGCAATATTTTGCTCCTGGTTACTGGACAGATTTTATTTAAACTAGGCATTCAAAAAATTGGCCCATTGAACTTATGGAAGGCAATTTTTTCGCCTTATATTCTAAGTGGACTAGCTTTATACGGGGTTGCTACAGCATTATGGTTTGTTGTATTAAGTAGAATGAACCTAAGTGTAGCATACCCTTTGCAAAGTCTAGCTTATGTTCTGGGATTACTGGCTGCTTATTTTGTATTTGGAGAAGTCATCACGGTTTCCAAATGGGTTGGTGTAGCGGCAATTTTATTTGGTTCATATATGATAGCCAGGTAA
- a CDS encoding glycosyltransferase family 2 protein, which translates to MIKNRTLVIIPAYNEEKSIAHVIGEIQHYVPTADVVVVNDGSKDRTAEVAKWAGAKVITMPFNVGIGGGMQTGYLYAQRNGYDYAVQIDADGQHNAADLPKLLKAAENNDLVIGSRYVTKTAYSSTLMRRIGMIFFSNVVTMLTHQKFTDTTSGYRVANKKVIDLYCNYYPMDYPEVEAIVYLKYKGCTLHEVSTEMRNRMEGESSINAFKSVYYMFKVTLSLFMNALRFSKARV; encoded by the coding sequence GTGATAAAAAATAGAACCTTAGTTATTATTCCTGCTTATAATGAGGAAAAAAGCATCGCTCATGTTATTGGAGAGATCCAGCATTACGTACCGACCGCTGACGTTGTGGTAGTTAATGATGGATCAAAGGACCGTACAGCGGAAGTAGCTAAATGGGCGGGGGCTAAAGTGATTACCATGCCTTTTAATGTGGGGATTGGTGGGGGAATGCAGACCGGTTACCTATACGCTCAAAGGAATGGCTACGATTATGCGGTCCAAATTGATGCCGATGGTCAGCACAATGCTGCAGACCTGCCAAAGCTTTTGAAGGCGGCTGAAAATAATGACCTTGTGATTGGATCGCGTTATGTCACAAAGACAGCTTACAGTTCAACTCTTATGAGAAGAATTGGAATGATCTTCTTCTCAAATGTCGTAACCATGCTTACTCACCAGAAATTTACGGATACTACAAGTGGCTATAGGGTAGCTAACAAAAAAGTAATAGACCTTTATTGTAACTACTATCCTATGGATTATCCGGAAGTAGAGGCTATTGTGTATCTAAAGTATAAAGGCTGCACTCTTCACGAAGTCTCAACGGAAATGCGTAATCGTATGGAAGGGGAAAGCTCAATAAATGCATTTAAGTCTGTCTATTACATGTTTAAAGTAACCTTGTCTCTGTTCATGAATGCATTGCGGTTTTCTAAAGCGAGGGTTTAG